A stretch of the Candidatus Thermoplasmatota archaeon genome encodes the following:
- a CDS encoding PKD domain-containing protein → GWDWDDDNIVDEWTDFYNSGEACNITHIWQQTGTYAVKVKAQDIYGAERGLPWSETFSINITSSPSYHNQKPVASFTYTPTNPVVNDVISFTDTSTDDGAIVKWSWDFGDGTNSTDQNPTHIYTEPGAYTVTLKVTDNKNSEDTEQKILTVSSLPQNITWEKTTQITLRYNKKNKGINYLVWRGLAINASSLAKKILLTDGESISIFSKTEGAWLTYTVGASDQLDFQISLWDIIIIQTRSEKTITVDTSQQNISMRSVTIDFAYEAATKKGNMGYNFFAWTSNITMLIKDFVETYGFSKDDVSISLYDPDTSSWNTYNPSLPAVFNTQFTIQPYSILCIKVAKDSQERVLVIT, encoded by the coding sequence GGCTGGGATTGGGATGATGACAACATAGTTGATGAATGGACTGATTTTTATAATTCTGGTGAAGCATGTAATATTACCCACATATGGCAACAAACAGGGACATATGCTGTTAAAGTAAAAGCACAAGACATATATGGTGCTGAACGAGGCTTGCCATGGTCAGAAACGTTTTCTATAAACATCACCAGCTCACCATCGTATCATAACCAGAAACCTGTTGCATCATTTACTTATACACCTACAAATCCAGTGGTTAATGACGTCATCAGTTTTACTGATACCTCAACAGATGATGGAGCCATTGTCAAATGGTCATGGGATTTTGGTGATGGTACCAATTCTACTGATCAAAACCCTACTCATATATACACAGAACCAGGAGCATACACAGTAACACTCAAAGTTACAGATAACAAAAACTCAGAAGACACAGAACAAAAGATATTAACCGTTTCATCTTTGCCGCAGAACATCACATGGGAGAAAACCACGCAAATCACACTAAGATATAACAAAAAAAACAAAGGAATCAATTATCTAGTATGGAGAGGGTTAGCCATTAACGCAAGTAGTCTCGCAAAAAAAATCTTGCTAACCGATGGAGAATCCATCAGTATCTTTAGTAAAACCGAGGGAGCATGGCTGACCTACACAGTAGGGGCATCAGATCAGTTAGATTTCCAGATATCTCTGTGGGATATTATAATAATCCAAACCAGGTCAGAGAAAACAATTACTGTGGATACATCACAGCAAAATATAAGCATGAGGTCTGTAACCATAGATTTCGCCTATGAGGCAGCAACTAAAAAAGGCAACATGGGGTACAACTTCTTCGCATGGACAAGCAATATAACTATGCTTATCAAAGATTTCGTTGAAACATATGGTTTTTCTAAAGATGATGTCTCAATAAGTCTATATGACCCAGATACTAGCTCCTGGAATACATATAACCCTTCGCTTCCAGCAGTTTTCAATACACAGTTTACAATACAACCCTACAGCATTTTATGTATAAAAGTTGCAAAAGATTCACAAGAACGCGTATTAGTTATTACATGA
- a CDS encoding RNA-guided pseudouridylation complex pseudouridine synthase subunit Cbf5 yields MKEILEVERVGHGGTLDPNAIGVLPVGVGDGTRVLQVVLLSGKEYVGIMTLHKNVDKKKFMEVAKGFVGEVFQVPPVRSAVKRVRRKRHIYYLDVIEITDRNVLFRVGCEAGTYIRTLCVDIGKKLGCGAHLSELRRTRAGGLWEKDSVFLQDIKDAFVFWKEEQNEEGIRSMVFPMEHLLDHILKIVIRDSAVDAVCHGASLAVLGVVEVDSDIMKGDLVAVLTLKGEGVALMNCLMSTEEIMQKDTGVCVSPERVLMNKGTYPSIWKKS; encoded by the coding sequence GTGAAAGAAATCCTTGAGGTCGAACGAGTTGGTCATGGTGGTACCCTTGATCCGAATGCTATTGGTGTGTTACCTGTTGGTGTAGGCGATGGTACTCGTGTTTTGCAGGTTGTTCTCTTATCAGGTAAAGAGTACGTTGGCATTATGACGTTGCATAAAAATGTTGATAAAAAAAAGTTTATGGAAGTTGCCAAGGGTTTTGTTGGAGAGGTGTTTCAGGTCCCACCTGTTCGTTCTGCTGTTAAAAGAGTTCGTAGAAAACGGCACATATACTACTTGGATGTAATTGAGATAACTGATAGGAATGTTTTGTTTCGTGTTGGTTGTGAAGCAGGTACTTATATTAGGACTCTTTGTGTCGATATTGGTAAGAAACTTGGTTGTGGTGCTCATCTTTCTGAGTTGAGGCGTACTAGGGCCGGGGGTTTGTGGGAGAAGGATTCTGTGTTTTTGCAGGATATTAAAGATGCTTTTGTTTTTTGGAAGGAAGAACAAAATGAAGAGGGCATACGTTCTATGGTTTTTCCAATGGAACATTTATTGGATCACATACTTAAGATAGTAATTCGTGATTCTGCTGTTGATGCGGTTTGTCATGGCGCTAGCCTTGCTGTACTAGGTGTGGTTGAAGTTGATTCTGATATTATGAAGGGGGATTTGGTTGCTGTTTTAACATTGAAAGGAGAAGGTGTCGCTTTGATGAATTGTCTTATGTCAACTGAGGAGATAATGCAGAAGGACACAGGGGTTTGTGTTAGTCCTGAAAGGGTTTTAATGAATAAAGGAACTTATCCATCCATCTGGAAAAAATCTTAA
- a CDS encoding DUF2330 domain-containing protein: MKINLISMITLTSVLLTIIISIPNVSADGCVLHVVDYEEYITLPAQKAAIFWDGGNETMILSTKISSDGFSNMAWIIPIPSNSTPEVSEGNIEVFNLIAESFGTYEYKSYGAFSEMIIFSILTIIFLIGGILFLIISVFKRKLRTALVVFSIILLVLSFLNFILFYNSGLMAGGGEYKNVEVIEIKKVDIYDVAVLKATNASEMIDWLNENEFYVPASANITLEDYCNSPDFYFVVNKINLTNKYTTAEEIEDAKNDLKDGIATPLKIKFQPEKPFYPLKMTSINEGDTKINVYFISNYTVVDENNYLSFEKINNNIVGISQFFMDDYNIHYETISMLTFEGNTKDLTGDSYFVKNNN, encoded by the coding sequence ATGAAGATAAATCTCATATCAATGATTACATTAACTTCTGTATTATTAACTATAATAATTTCAATTCCAAATGTCTCTGCGGATGGTTGTGTGTTACATGTTGTAGATTATGAAGAGTATATCACACTTCCGGCTCAAAAGGCTGCTATTTTTTGGGATGGGGGCAATGAAACAATGATACTTTCTACTAAAATAAGTTCAGATGGTTTTTCTAACATGGCTTGGATTATACCTATTCCCTCCAATTCGACACCAGAAGTATCTGAAGGCAATATAGAAGTATTCAATCTGATTGCAGAAAGTTTTGGAACGTATGAATATAAAAGTTATGGAGCATTCTCTGAAATGATAATATTTTCAATTCTTACAATAATTTTTTTAATTGGCGGAATTCTATTTTTAATTATTTCAGTTTTTAAAAGAAAATTAAGGACTGCTCTAGTTGTATTTTCAATAATTCTGTTGGTCTTATCATTTTTAAACTTTATACTGTTCTATAATAGTGGTTTGATGGCGGGTGGAGGGGAATATAAAAATGTTGAGGTTATAGAAATTAAAAAAGTTGATATCTACGATGTTGCAGTATTAAAAGCAACAAATGCCTCAGAGATGATTGACTGGCTTAATGAAAACGAATTTTATGTTCCAGCATCTGCCAATATAACTCTTGAAGATTATTGCAATTCTCCAGATTTTTATTTCGTTGTAAATAAAATCAATCTAACAAACAAATACACAACAGCAGAAGAAATAGAAGATGCAAAAAACGACCTCAAAGATGGTATAGCAACACCCTTAAAAATTAAATTTCAACCAGAAAAACCATTTTATCCATTAAAAATGACCAGTATTAATGAAGGTGATACAAAAATTAATGTATATTTTATCTCTAATTATACTGTAGTTGATGAGAATAACTATCTATCTTTCGAAAAAATAAACAACAATATAGTCGGGATATCGCAATTTTTTATGGATGACTATAATATTCATTATGAAACAATTTCAATGCTTACTTTCGAGGGTAACACAAAAGATTTAACTGGGGATTCATATTTTGTAAAAAATAATAATTAA
- a CDS encoding class II aldolase/adducin family protein: protein MMDDKNIMIPCFQTFFVSREQSNCPILPEMIKLGKNLKEKGLLKDTKGIISLGYGRRVLINSNNLDIGNIKKEDILEVVDYDPAKKNLLVIGQNEPNIETPVHWIVISARNDVNAIVQLNNEKLAEKFEKKLPTTEKEQPPGTLELAKEVLKTLRKGKNIVIKNKAIFFVGASFKEIEESIIKIFEENKHEN from the coding sequence ATGATGGACGATAAAAATATAATGATTCCATGTTTCCAAACATTTTTTGTTTCAAGAGAACAAAGCAACTGTCCTATACTTCCAGAAATGATAAAACTTGGTAAAAACCTAAAAGAAAAAGGATTATTAAAAGACACAAAAGGAATCATCAGCCTAGGATATGGAAGACGCGTTTTAATAAATAGTAACAACCTCGACATAGGAAACATAAAAAAAGAGGACATACTAGAGGTTGTTGACTATGATCCTGCGAAAAAAAACCTGCTAGTGATAGGTCAAAATGAACCCAATATAGAAACACCTGTTCACTGGATTGTTATCAGCGCAAGAAACGATGTAAATGCAATTGTCCAGCTAAACAATGAAAAACTAGCAGAAAAATTTGAGAAAAAACTACCAACCACAGAAAAAGAACAACCACCTGGTACTCTTGAGTTAGCAAAAGAGGTTTTAAAAACCCTTAGGAAAGGCAAAAACATCGTAATCAAAAATAAAGCAATATTTTTTGTTGGAGCCAGTTTTAAAGAAATAGAGGAATCAATAATAAAAATATTTGAGGAAAATAAACATGAAAATTAA
- the mtnA gene encoding S-methyl-5-thioribose-1-phosphate isomerase codes for MKINGKEYRSLWLEDKVVKLIDQRKLPYIFEVFTAKTVDDIVFAIKEMVVRGAPAIGVAAAYGIALGKKDIKKSAEKLRATRPTAHDLFYAIDYMIDKINNGIDEFEAAGNYAENIVEECRKIGENGEKLIKDNMCILTHCNAGALATVDYGTALAPLHLAHRNGKKFFVYADETRPRLQGLLTAWELKQEGIKHSLIVDNAAGFFMRNKQIDMVIVGADRIAENGDFANKIGTYEKAVLAKENNIPFYVAAPMSTFDKKIKNGSEIVIEERNRFELTEINGKKIMPDWVEVRNPAFDVTPHKFVTGYITDKGIIKK; via the coding sequence ATGAAAATTAATGGTAAAGAATACAGGTCACTATGGCTTGAGGATAAAGTTGTTAAACTCATAGACCAGAGAAAACTACCATACATTTTTGAGGTTTTCACTGCAAAAACCGTTGATGATATAGTCTTTGCCATAAAAGAGATGGTTGTACGTGGAGCACCAGCAATCGGTGTGGCAGCAGCATATGGTATTGCTTTAGGAAAAAAAGACATTAAAAAATCAGCGGAGAAACTAAGAGCCACGAGACCAACAGCACACGACCTGTTCTATGCAATAGACTATATGATAGATAAAATAAACAATGGGATTGATGAGTTCGAAGCAGCAGGAAATTACGCAGAAAACATTGTAGAAGAGTGTAGAAAAATCGGGGAAAACGGAGAAAAACTAATCAAAGACAATATGTGTATTCTAACGCATTGTAACGCTGGTGCACTGGCAACAGTTGACTATGGTACAGCACTTGCGCCCCTACATCTAGCACATAGAAACGGTAAAAAGTTTTTTGTTTATGCTGATGAAACCAGACCACGTTTACAGGGGCTGTTGACTGCTTGGGAGCTTAAACAAGAGGGGATAAAACATTCGTTAATTGTTGATAACGCAGCAGGTTTTTTCATGAGAAACAAACAAATTGATATGGTTATTGTTGGTGCAGATAGGATAGCGGAGAATGGCGATTTTGCAAACAAAATAGGAACATACGAGAAAGCGGTTCTTGCAAAAGAAAACAATATACCTTTTTATGTTGCTGCGCCTATGAGTACGTTTGACAAAAAAATAAAAAATGGTAGCGAAATAGTTATAGAAGAACGTAACAGGTTTGAGTTAACAGAAATCAACGGGAAAAAAATAATGCCTGATTGGGTGGAAGTTAGAAACCCTGCTTTTGATGTAACACCACATAAATTTGTTACAGGCTATATAACCGATAAGGGCATCATTAAAAAATAA
- a CDS encoding DNA topoisomerase I produces MKLVICEKNIAARRIASILSQGKAKSTKIGVIPVYEFEKDNEKWVVIGLKGHIINVDYPAGFNRWTKIPPHELIDVEPIKKVSEKGIANALKSLVDKNPFVIIATDYDREGELIGVEAVNLLREYNKNITQIKRAKFSAITPYEINKAFDNLTDVDYNLSNAGEARQIIDLVWGAVLTRFISLTSRRLGKDFLSIGRVQSPTLALLVDREKEIKNFKPKPFWQIIAKLEKGKQFDAVHIEGNFWDEQKAQDVYNKIKGVKKAFVKNVDKKVEHEMPPSPFNTTTFLQAASGIGFSAAKAMSVAEELYMLGLISYPRTDNTVYPPSLNIRAILEKLASSSFSKEAQEVIMNGREHPTRGKKYATDHPPIHPVGVPSDGKLHSEQKTIYELICRRFLATLAKDAVSETTDVSLDISGENFKASGYKLIEPNWKKIYTYFRERKNDLPDLFEGETIDVLKVQLKEDSTKPPQRYTQGSLIAKMEQLLLGTKSTRHEIISKLYSRKYILGSQPIPTSTAIAVVEALGDCDVVKPKMTAQLEKDMNDIAEGKKTLEETVKESREMLTKVMKTLELDKEKIKTNIKKAIKEQNNIGKCPKCGKNLVVRVSKKGKRFVGCTGYPDCNNTYSLPQEGGVFKIDAPCSKCGFPVVKVKTKGNRYWNMCLNPVCPGKKQNKKPAEPVKT; encoded by the coding sequence ATGAAGCTTGTTATTTGTGAGAAAAACATTGCAGCAAGAAGAATAGCTAGTATCCTCTCTCAGGGTAAAGCAAAGAGCACAAAGATTGGTGTTATACCTGTTTATGAGTTTGAAAAAGACAATGAGAAATGGGTTGTTATAGGTTTAAAGGGTCATATAATAAATGTTGATTACCCTGCTGGTTTTAACAGATGGACAAAGATTCCACCACATGAACTTATAGATGTAGAGCCTATTAAAAAGGTTAGTGAGAAAGGTATTGCTAATGCGTTGAAATCACTGGTTGATAAAAACCCTTTTGTCATTATTGCTACTGACTATGATCGTGAGGGTGAACTTATTGGTGTTGAGGCTGTAAATCTTCTTAGAGAGTACAACAAGAATATTACTCAGATTAAAAGAGCGAAGTTTAGTGCTATCACGCCTTATGAGATTAATAAGGCGTTTGATAATCTTACAGATGTTGACTATAATTTGTCTAATGCTGGTGAGGCTAGGCAGATTATTGATCTTGTTTGGGGTGCTGTTTTAACGCGTTTCATCTCACTTACTTCTAGGAGGCTTGGTAAGGATTTTCTTTCTATTGGTCGTGTTCAATCACCGACTCTTGCGCTTCTTGTTGACCGTGAGAAAGAGATTAAAAATTTTAAACCAAAGCCTTTCTGGCAGATTATCGCAAAACTTGAGAAAGGCAAGCAGTTTGATGCTGTGCATATAGAGGGTAATTTTTGGGATGAACAAAAGGCACAGGATGTTTATAATAAAATCAAGGGTGTTAAAAAAGCATTTGTCAAAAATGTAGATAAGAAGGTTGAGCATGAGATGCCACCATCGCCTTTTAACACAACCACTTTTTTGCAGGCTGCTTCTGGTATTGGTTTTTCTGCTGCTAAGGCTATGAGTGTAGCTGAAGAGCTTTACATGCTTGGTTTAATTTCTTATCCGAGGACTGATAACACTGTTTATCCTCCTTCTTTGAATATCAGAGCGATTTTAGAAAAACTAGCCTCTTCCTCTTTTTCTAAAGAAGCACAAGAAGTTATTATGAATGGTAGGGAGCATCCTACGCGTGGCAAAAAATATGCAACTGATCACCCACCTATTCATCCTGTTGGTGTGCCATCTGATGGTAAGTTACATTCTGAACAAAAAACTATATATGAGTTGATTTGTAGGCGGTTCCTTGCTACACTAGCAAAAGATGCGGTTTCTGAAACCACAGATGTTTCCCTGGATATATCTGGTGAGAATTTCAAGGCTAGTGGCTACAAGCTGATTGAGCCTAACTGGAAAAAAATCTATACTTATTTTAGAGAAAGGAAAAATGATTTACCTGATTTGTTTGAGGGGGAAACAATTGATGTGTTGAAGGTTCAGCTTAAGGAGGATTCAACCAAGCCACCGCAGAGATATACCCAGGGTTCTCTCATAGCAAAAATGGAGCAGCTTTTACTTGGTACAAAATCAACACGTCATGAAATAATCAGCAAACTCTATAGTAGAAAATATATCCTTGGTTCACAGCCTATACCAACATCGACAGCTATCGCGGTTGTTGAAGCACTGGGAGATTGTGATGTTGTTAAACCAAAGATGACCGCCCAGCTTGAAAAGGATATGAATGATATAGCTGAAGGCAAAAAAACACTTGAGGAGACTGTTAAGGAATCACGTGAGATGCTCACAAAGGTTATGAAAACCCTGGAATTAGATAAAGAAAAAATTAAAACAAACATAAAAAAAGCAATCAAAGAACAAAACAACATAGGTAAATGCCCGAAATGCGGGAAAAACCTTGTGGTAAGAGTCTCAAAAAAAGGTAAACGTTTTGTTGGGTGCACTGGTTACCCTGATTGTAACAACACCTATTCTCTGCCGCAAGAGGGCGGTGTTTTTAAGATAGATGCACCTTGCAGCAAATGTGGTTTTCCTGTTGTAAAGGTAAAAACCAAGGGCAACAGATACTGGAATATGTGTCTTAACCCTGTTTGTCCTGGTAAAAAACAAAACAAAAAACCAGCTGAGCCTGTTAAAACTTGA
- the purE gene encoding 5-(carboxyamino)imidazole ribonucleotide mutase, producing MKIQIILGSKSDMPIAEKTQKILDEFGVDYDIKVASAHRTPDFLRDIVEKNDADVFIGIAGLSAALPGSIAAHTTKPVIGVPVSGKVNLDAILSIIQMPPGIPVAAVGLDRGDNAALLAVEILATHDKNLSKKLEEYRKKMRDEILGK from the coding sequence ATGAAGATTCAGATAATACTTGGATCAAAATCCGATATGCCTATAGCTGAAAAAACACAGAAGATATTGGATGAGTTCGGAGTTGATTACGACATAAAAGTTGCATCAGCACATAGGACACCAGATTTTCTAAGAGACATTGTTGAAAAAAACGATGCAGATGTTTTCATTGGAATCGCAGGTCTTTCCGCTGCTCTACCTGGTAGCATAGCTGCTCATACAACAAAACCGGTTATTGGTGTCCCGGTCAGTGGTAAAGTAAACCTCGATGCAATATTATCAATTATCCAGATGCCACCAGGTATACCAGTTGCTGCCGTAGGATTAGATCGTGGTGACAACGCAGCTCTTTTAGCTGTAGAGATCCTAGCAACACATGATAAGAATTTGTCAAAAAAATTAGAAGAATATAGAAAAAAGATGAGAGATGAGATATTAGGTAAATAG
- the guaA gene encoding glutamine-hydrolyzing GMP synthase — protein sequence MFDANEFIEKTVAQLKKDIDGKTLIAVSGGVDSTVCATLVNKAIGEKLFAVHVDTGYMRKNESENVKKLMKQLGLNFRFIDASKEFYSALKGVEDPEKKRKIIGEKFIRVFEKVAEEEKIKYLVQGTIAPDWIESGGDLRDTIKSHHNVGGLPEKMKLKLVEPLRDLYKDEVRKVAKALNLPVSERQPFPGPGLAIRIIGEATPERTEIVREACDIVEKEIESAVEKGLMEKPWQYFAVLLPVKSVGVHGDKRAYGNVIAVRAVQSVDAMTCTFSKIPDEVIDNISTRITNTMKDKINRVVYDVTNKPPGTVEWE from the coding sequence ATGTTTGATGCGAATGAGTTCATAGAAAAAACTGTTGCGCAACTAAAAAAGGATATAGATGGAAAAACACTGATAGCCGTCTCAGGTGGTGTTGACAGCACTGTTTGTGCAACTCTTGTAAACAAAGCAATCGGAGAGAAACTATTCGCAGTACATGTCGATACTGGTTATATGAGGAAAAATGAGTCAGAGAACGTAAAAAAACTGATGAAACAACTGGGATTGAACTTTCGTTTCATAGATGCGAGCAAAGAATTTTACAGTGCACTAAAGGGTGTCGAAGATCCTGAGAAAAAACGTAAAATCATTGGGGAAAAATTCATAAGAGTTTTTGAAAAAGTCGCAGAAGAAGAAAAAATCAAATACCTTGTGCAGGGGACTATAGCACCAGATTGGATTGAATCAGGTGGGGATTTACGTGACACAATAAAATCCCATCATAACGTTGGTGGTTTACCAGAGAAAATGAAGCTTAAACTCGTTGAACCACTCAGGGATCTTTACAAAGACGAGGTGCGCAAGGTTGCAAAAGCTTTGAATTTGCCTGTCTCAGAGAGACAACCATTCCCTGGGCCAGGTCTAGCAATTAGGATAATCGGTGAGGCGACACCTGAGCGCACAGAAATCGTTAGAGAAGCATGTGACATCGTAGAAAAAGAGATAGAATCAGCGGTTGAAAAAGGCCTTATGGAAAAACCATGGCAGTATTTCGCTGTTCTCTTACCAGTTAAATCAGTTGGTGTACACGGGGATAAAAGAGCATATGGGAATGTTATAGCGGTACGTGCAGTACAAAGCGTAGACGCAATGACATGTACTTTTAGTAAAATACCAGATGAAGTAATTGATAATATTTCTACACGTATAACAAACACTATGAAGGATAAAATCAACCGCGTTGTATATGATGTTACAAACAAACCACCAGGTACTGTAGAATGGGAGTAA